A genome region from Chengkuizengella sp. SCS-71B includes the following:
- the coaBC gene encoding bifunctional phosphopantothenoylcysteine decarboxylase/phosphopantothenate--cysteine ligase CoaBC codes for MLKSKTIVLGISGGIAAYKAASLCSKLVQSGANVHVIMTESATQFIQPLTLQTLSRNPVIVDIFDEKDASVVSHIDLADRADLVLVAPATANIIAKIAHGLADDMLSTTLLATTAPIMIAPAMNVHMYAHPAVQQNIQVLKKRGTLFVNPGTGQLACGYVGEGRLAEPETIFEAVQQHFLTFESSQLLKGKRVLVTAGGTLERIDPVRYITNDSSGKMGFALAEAAYKMGAEVVLVTANTHLKVLDGIENVCVKTTEEMYEAVLSRYDKMDMVIKAAAVADYRPIEQYDKKIKKSDDTLTITLQKNTDILKKLGELKTNQFLIGFAAETNDLEKYALEKLKNKNCDMLVANDVTAPGAGFGTDTNRVNLYDEMGLIEELPLLSKEQISEQILKIAASKMS; via the coding sequence ATGTTGAAAAGTAAAACAATTGTACTTGGAATTAGTGGAGGAATTGCGGCATATAAGGCAGCTTCTTTATGTAGTAAGTTAGTTCAAAGTGGAGCAAATGTTCATGTTATTATGACTGAATCTGCAACACAATTCATTCAGCCGCTAACATTACAAACGTTATCTCGAAATCCTGTTATTGTGGATATCTTTGATGAAAAAGATGCCTCTGTAGTCTCTCATATAGATTTAGCAGATCGAGCAGATTTGGTACTGGTTGCCCCAGCTACAGCAAATATTATTGCAAAAATAGCTCATGGCTTAGCCGATGATATGCTCAGTACAACATTATTAGCTACAACGGCTCCAATTATGATTGCTCCTGCAATGAATGTACATATGTATGCACATCCAGCAGTACAACAAAATATACAAGTATTAAAGAAACGGGGCACTCTTTTTGTGAACCCTGGAACAGGCCAATTAGCCTGCGGATACGTTGGTGAAGGTAGATTAGCTGAACCAGAAACCATTTTTGAAGCTGTTCAGCAGCATTTTCTGACTTTCGAATCATCACAATTACTTAAAGGGAAACGCGTGTTAGTTACTGCCGGGGGGACATTAGAACGCATTGATCCAGTTCGATATATCACTAATGATTCTTCTGGGAAAATGGGTTTTGCGTTAGCAGAAGCGGCTTATAAAATGGGAGCTGAAGTCGTATTAGTTACAGCGAACACTCATTTAAAAGTGTTAGATGGAATAGAGAATGTATGTGTTAAAACAACAGAAGAGATGTATGAAGCTGTATTAAGCCGCTATGATAAAATGGATATGGTGATCAAAGCTGCTGCAGTCGCTGATTATCGTCCTATAGAACAGTATGATAAAAAAATAAAAAAATCAGATGATACTTTAACAATAACACTTCAAAAAAATACAGATATATTAAAAAAATTAGGTGAATTAAAAACAAACCAGTTTTTAATCGGTTTTGCAGCAGAAACAAATGATTTAGAAAAATATGCACTTGAAAAACTGAAAAATAAAAATTGTGATATGCTTGTTGCAAATGATGTGACAGCGCCTGGTGCTGGTTTTGGCACAGATACAAATAGGGTGAATTTATATGATGAAATGGGACTAATTGAAGAACTGCCGCTCTTATCCAAGGAGCAAATTTCAGAACAAATTCTTAAAATTGCTGCTTCAAAAATGTCGTAA
- the priA gene encoding primosomal protein N', with the protein MYARVIVDVPSKQTNRPFDYKVPASLTNWIEVGSRVAVRFGPRMIQGFVIELLEKSDVDDRKMKSIEDVLDLQPPLTQELVKLAKWMSRKYLCNEITALQVMLPGALKAKYEKYIKLSDSTEKSEVVTQSEIENEIIHFIKSKQSVEMNELLDYFPNESLTIKEMILGEILTETQNIKNRVSAKKVLMVKPPQDITLLEKYKKELSKQAHKQMEILQFFIEYPISIPIAELSKRLNTSSSSIKALVNKKWLELESAEIFRDPFQKHDFIQSHPLQLTEEQEKVYQSISQIIQEQKQRLFLLHGVTGSGKTEVYLQTIQKCLNQNREAIVLVPEISLTPQMVERFKSRFGDLVAVLHSRLSQGERYDEWRKIQQKKVKVVIGARSAIFAPFTKIGLIIIDEEHEASYKQQDNPKYHAIEIAKKRSVAHQAVVILGSATPSLETYYESHQTSMDYLSLPTRVAGRSMPSVHIVDMREELKAGNRTMFSRILHTSIEDRLNKNEQMVLFLNRRGYSTFVMCRSCGQVVSCPHCDISLTYHMNTQHLRCHYCGYAEREHQTCPSCSSGHIRYFGTGTQKVEESLTSFFPGIRVIRMDVDTTTEKGSHEKWLNQFRDHKADVLLGTQMVAKGLDFPKVTLVGVIAADTVLNLPDFRASEKTFQLLTQVSGRAGRHELPGEVVIQTYNPDHYSVISASQHDYSSFMRTEIQTRKRGIYPPYCKLILITFSHENINLLIRTGEKFAEYIKMEQLSSVIDVLGPVASPIPRKKDRYRFQCLIKYRGGWETINLVHNAVTSLEETIKRTKIQISIDVDPQMLM; encoded by the coding sequence ATGTATGCTCGTGTTATCGTTGATGTTCCTTCAAAACAAACCAACCGTCCATTTGATTATAAGGTGCCGGCATCTTTAACTAATTGGATAGAAGTCGGGAGTAGAGTTGCTGTGCGGTTTGGTCCGAGAATGATTCAAGGTTTTGTTATTGAGTTATTAGAAAAAAGTGACGTTGATGATCGTAAGATGAAAAGCATTGAAGATGTTTTAGATCTTCAGCCTCCTTTAACACAGGAACTTGTTAAATTAGCCAAATGGATGAGCCGTAAATATTTGTGCAATGAAATTACTGCACTACAGGTAATGTTGCCAGGTGCGTTGAAAGCTAAATATGAAAAATATATTAAATTATCTGATTCCACCGAGAAAAGTGAAGTTGTTACACAGAGTGAGATAGAAAATGAAATTATACATTTTATAAAAAGCAAACAATCGGTTGAAATGAATGAGCTGCTTGACTATTTTCCAAATGAAAGTTTAACCATAAAAGAAATGATTTTAGGTGAGATATTAACGGAAACTCAAAACATCAAAAATCGTGTATCTGCTAAAAAAGTGTTAATGGTAAAACCTCCGCAAGATATAACATTGTTAGAAAAGTACAAAAAAGAGTTATCTAAACAGGCACATAAACAAATGGAGATTTTACAGTTTTTCATAGAATATCCTATCTCGATACCGATAGCTGAGTTATCCAAACGATTGAATACTAGTTCCTCCAGTATCAAAGCTTTAGTCAATAAAAAATGGTTGGAACTAGAATCGGCTGAAATCTTTCGTGACCCTTTTCAAAAACATGATTTTATACAGAGCCATCCATTGCAACTTACTGAAGAGCAAGAGAAGGTTTATCAATCTATTAGTCAGATTATTCAAGAACAAAAACAGCGTCTTTTCTTATTACATGGAGTCACGGGAAGTGGTAAAACGGAAGTTTATTTACAAACAATACAAAAGTGCTTAAATCAGAATCGAGAAGCGATTGTACTTGTTCCTGAAATATCATTAACTCCACAAATGGTAGAAAGATTTAAATCTCGTTTTGGGGATTTAGTTGCAGTTCTTCATAGCAGATTATCTCAAGGTGAACGATATGATGAATGGCGTAAAATCCAACAAAAAAAAGTGAAGGTTGTCATTGGAGCAAGGTCTGCAATATTTGCTCCATTCACAAAAATAGGATTAATTATTATTGATGAAGAGCATGAAGCTTCCTATAAACAACAAGACAATCCAAAATATCATGCAATTGAAATTGCAAAAAAGAGAAGTGTAGCACACCAGGCTGTAGTTATTCTGGGTTCAGCGACTCCTTCACTAGAAACTTATTATGAGAGTCATCAGACATCGATGGATTATTTATCATTGCCTACAAGAGTAGCGGGGCGCTCTATGCCTTCAGTACATATTGTTGATATGCGAGAAGAGTTAAAAGCGGGCAATCGAACAATGTTCAGCAGAATTTTACATACATCGATTGAAGATCGCTTAAACAAAAATGAACAGATGGTTCTGTTTTTGAATCGCCGAGGGTACTCAACTTTTGTGATGTGTCGTTCTTGTGGTCAAGTTGTAAGTTGTCCCCACTGTGACATTTCTTTGACCTATCATATGAATACTCAGCATCTACGTTGTCACTACTGTGGTTATGCTGAAAGAGAGCACCAAACTTGTCCATCATGCTCAAGTGGTCACATTCGATATTTTGGTACAGGCACTCAAAAAGTGGAAGAGAGTCTCACTAGTTTTTTCCCTGGTATAAGAGTGATACGCATGGACGTCGATACTACGACAGAAAAAGGTTCTCATGAAAAATGGTTAAATCAATTCCGAGATCATAAGGCAGACGTTTTGTTAGGTACACAAATGGTAGCCAAAGGTTTGGATTTTCCAAAAGTAACCTTAGTTGGTGTGATTGCGGCAGATACGGTGTTAAATCTACCAGATTTCAGAGCTTCTGAAAAAACATTTCAACTGCTTACGCAAGTTTCTGGGCGGGCTGGTAGGCACGAGTTACCTGGAGAGGTTGTAATACAAACGTATAATCCTGATCATTATAGTGTGATTAGTGCAAGCCAGCATGATTATTCATCTTTTATGAGAACAGAGATTCAAACGAGAAAAAGAGGCATCTATCCCCCTTACTGTAAATTAATTTTAATTACTTTTTCTCATGAAAATATCAACCTTTTAATACGAACAGGTGAGAAATTTGCGGAATATATTAAAATGGAACAACTTTCGTCCGTTATAGATGTTCTTGGACCTGTAGCTTCGCCGATTCCAAGGAAGAAGGATAGATATCGTTTCCAATGTTTGATAAAATATCGAGGAGGATGGGAAACGATAAATTTGGTTCACAATGCAGTGACTTCATTAGAAGAAACAATAAAACGAACAAAAATACAGATAAGTATAGACGTAGACCCACAAATGTTAATGTAA
- the rpoZ gene encoding DNA-directed RNA polymerase subunit omega produces the protein MLYPSIDEIVDRIDSKYSLVVAVSKEARLLRDGKHVKLEKIKSRKYVGKALEEIYNDHILIIENN, from the coding sequence ATGTTATATCCATCCATTGACGAAATTGTTGATAGAATTGATAGTAAATATTCACTAGTTGTAGCTGTTTCCAAAGAGGCAAGATTGCTTAGAGATGGCAAGCATGTAAAGTTAGAGAAAATAAAATCACGTAAGTATGTTGGTAAAGCATTAGAAGAGATTTATAACGATCACATTTTAATCATAGAGAACAATTAA
- the remA gene encoding extracellular matrix/biofilm regulator RemA has translation MGIKLINIGFGNIVSANRIISIVSPESAPIKRIIQEARDRHMLIDATYGRRTRAVILTDSDHVILSAVQPETVAQRLTSNKEDEQDE, from the coding sequence ATGGGTATAAAACTTATTAATATTGGATTTGGTAATATTGTTTCTGCGAATCGTATTATTTCTATAGTCAGTCCAGAATCGGCACCCATTAAAAGAATAATTCAAGAAGCTCGTGACCGTCACATGTTGATCGATGCTACATATGGACGTCGAACACGTGCTGTGATATTAACAGATAGCGATCATGTGATTTTATCTGCTGTGCAACCTGAAACAGTAGCTCAAAGACTTACAAGTAACAAAGAAGATGAACAAGACGAATAA
- the gmk gene encoding guanylate kinase yields the protein MDKGLLIVLSGPSGVGKGTVCAALRKRKPELIYSISATTRQPREGEADGVNYFFKTKEEFQKMIQNNELLEWAEYVGNYYGTPIEFVKKTIDSGEDIILEIDVQGALKVKEKFPEAVYVFLVPPSIDELKNRIEGRGTESADNIKHRLSMAQEEIELLKHYDYAVVNDKINNACSKIESIIVAEHCKRFRFIENKTKEEV from the coding sequence ATGGATAAAGGATTATTAATTGTATTGTCCGGTCCTTCTGGTGTAGGAAAAGGGACAGTATGTGCAGCATTGCGTAAACGTAAACCTGAACTTATTTATTCAATATCAGCTACTACTAGACAGCCGCGTGAAGGTGAAGCTGATGGTGTGAATTATTTTTTTAAAACAAAAGAAGAATTTCAAAAGATGATACAAAATAATGAGCTTTTAGAATGGGCAGAATATGTTGGTAATTATTACGGAACTCCTATTGAATTTGTGAAAAAAACAATTGACTCTGGAGAAGACATCATTTTAGAAATAGATGTGCAGGGTGCTTTAAAAGTAAAGGAAAAATTTCCTGAAGCCGTTTATGTATTTTTAGTTCCGCCATCTATTGATGAGTTGAAAAACCGTATTGAAGGAAGAGGCACGGAGTCAGCGGATAACATAAAACACCGATTGTCTATGGCTCAAGAGGAAATTGAATTATTAAAGCATTATGATTATGCCGTGGTAAATGATAAGATAAATAATGCATGTTCAAAGATAGAGTCTATAATAGTAGCAGAACATTGTAAAAGATTTAGATTTATTGAGAACAAAACGAAAGAAGAGGTGTAA
- a CDS encoding YicC/YloC family endoribonuclease — MLQSMTGFGQAIRLMKGYQIQIDIKTVNHRYREIKIKMPREWLALEEKLKTIIQKRIQRGRVEVFMTIELQDSPTEQQAEIDWQLADCYFQAADQLKTRYKLHDSLSLKDLMLIPDLVSLRNKLPDQDELMHQIISDCLEEALHQLIDMRSKEGIHLRNDLIKRVQVMEKLHTQIQSMALTAVEQMRDKLLQRIQEILSDKQLDESRLTMEVALLAERANIDEELTRLLSHFEQCYTLFNQVEPVGRKLDFLIQEMNREVNTIGSKSNFTEITNKVVDLKAELEKIREQVQNIQ; from the coding sequence ATGTTACAAAGTATGACTGGTTTTGGTCAAGCTATTCGGTTGATGAAAGGTTATCAAATTCAAATTGATATAAAAACAGTCAACCATCGTTATCGTGAAATAAAAATAAAAATGCCTCGTGAATGGTTGGCACTTGAAGAAAAGTTAAAAACAATCATTCAAAAAAGGATTCAGCGAGGTCGTGTAGAAGTATTTATGACAATAGAACTGCAGGATTCTCCTACAGAGCAACAAGCGGAAATAGACTGGCAACTAGCAGATTGTTACTTTCAAGCTGCAGACCAGCTTAAAACGCGTTATAAACTACATGATTCATTATCGTTAAAGGATCTTATGCTTATTCCCGACCTAGTTTCATTGCGTAATAAATTACCTGATCAAGATGAATTGATGCATCAAATCATTTCAGATTGCCTAGAGGAAGCTTTGCATCAATTAATAGATATGAGATCGAAAGAAGGGATTCATTTACGCAATGATTTAATAAAACGAGTGCAAGTGATGGAAAAACTTCATACTCAAATTCAGTCTATGGCATTAACAGCAGTTGAGCAAATGCGCGATAAGTTATTACAGAGAATTCAAGAAATTCTATCTGACAAACAATTAGATGAATCTCGTCTAACAATGGAGGTTGCTTTACTTGCAGAACGTGCTAATATAGATGAAGAGTTAACACGTTTGTTAAGTCATTTTGAGCAATGTTACACATTATTTAATCAAGTTGAGCCTGTTGGGCGTAAGCTAGATTTTTTGATTCAAGAAATGAATAGAGAAGTCAATACGATCGGATCAAAGTCTAATTTTACCGAAATCACAAACAAAGTCGTTGATTTGAAAGCAGAACTAGAGAAAATTAGAGAACAAGTTCAAAATATTCAATGA